ATACTGTATTTTTCGGCCATTTTCCTACATCTTGTATCGTAACAACATCAAATGATAAAGTTAGGGATATACTAGGAAGACACAAACAGGGTATAGTTTATGTATGTGGTCATTTACATAAATTAGGAGGATTGATACCTAAAATGTACACATTGCAAAAAGCTGGTTTTTTGGAATTAGAATTGGGAGATTGGATGGATAATAGAGTGTAAGTGAAAAGACTTTTGTGTTGTATGGTTTCGatgacaaaaataataatttatttattttagttatagGTTGATGGCGATTGACCATGggtttttctcttttaaagatATACAACATAGAGATTGGCCAGTTTTTTTAGTAACCAATCCCAAAGAAGCACTTTTCATTAATCCGAgcaaagaaaatttagaagctATTAGAAATTCAACTCATATCAGGTAAATTCGAATTAATAAGtagaaattagataaaatttgaggaatttttaaaaaatttaacaaaacttAAATAGTTTCTTCTTctgacaaaattataatttctacaGAAAAAAGTTGAATGGTAAAGTTGTAGTTAATCAAAAGATCTAcaactattttttcacataatctcaaaatttatgtgaaaaattgaaaaacccaTGTTTCGGTCCTATGTACTGAACACACTTCaatttttctgatttaaaatatttatatttttacccTATTTTGACTTAAGATCTAAAATCCACCCtcattttaaatcgaaaaatctGACGtcaaaatattagatttttttaaaaagttggtGGGTTTTTCGTTTGTTGAAATGTCTACTCTCTGATGATGTAAAACATATACAATACTATGgaaaatttcttagaaaattcattaatttatttgaatttaaactttaattattCAAGAAATGTCACACGGTTTAAAATGCACAAATTTATGCCCAAATTGTCATGGTTCTGAAGAATGCTCCAATGTGTAAGAAAAAAGTACACAGGAACTGATGAAGAAAGAACCTACGAAGACTAGAAGTAATATTGGAGACGAAGAAGGTGATGGTCTTGAAGGTTTAGAAGATGTACTTGAAAGTAGATATTTCAACGAACAAAAAACCCACcagctttaaaaaaaaactaatattttgacgtgatatttttcgattgaaaattaccGTACTTTTTAGAGCTTGAGCCAAGataggataaaaaaattaatattttaaatgaaaaaaattacatgtgTTTAGTACAACTTTTCACCAAATTCtgtaaaagaatttttttaagttataaataaaaaatcatggtttttttaatttttcacataaattttcaggttatgtgaaaaagtgTAAGAACAAAAGTTGTACATCTTTTGATTACCATTCAACTTTTTTCAGTAGAATTTATAGTTTTGGCagacaaaaaaacaattttttacctttaaaaactcacccccaCCCACTTTCCGAACTCGGATCGCCCGTAATTTATTTTCCCCTTCATTCTTTTTATACTCTCTGCCTTTCTAATAGGTTTCATCATACtatgattttgttttgtttcaaaaattatcgaccctGCTCAAATATTCTATTAATATAATTCTAATCCACTATTCGtagtgaattttttgaaattcgaataatttttttaatatttttgcatttcattttattaagggatacaaaaataaaatctaataaaaaagcAGATcagagaattatttttattgggaaattaaaataactttaataaaactataaataaagctcattagaattgaaaaaaatgccCAATTAATGAGTGGAAATAGTTTTTCAGGAAGGCATTTGAAATGATTGAACCTAAATTTTCACATAACTTTTGTAATAACAGATTTTTTACAAGggaaaaaataccaaaaagttcattataattgaaacaataaattttcttttgaaaattcattctaatttctgttaatttttctttttttcatgataaaaatttcgaatttccaATTGTACTTTCTTCGAACTTATTTCATTTAACTGGTTGTTGATTTAATGCTTCTACATTAGAATTTTAGCATTTTCTTTATCGATGATAGATTTTGTTAAAGTGAAAATAAACGATGGGGAATGGATTAATTGTAAACGAATAAAAGGTCCACTATTCGCTGCTCCATGGAATCCGAAAAATTATCTTCGAGGTTTCCATAATATAGAGGtaacatataaattattatattcacataatattcattgttttaaattttcaggTGTATGTCAAAGACATTGATGGTCGTATCAAATCAGATAATCAAATATTTGCTCTTGATGGTACGCCTCTGTCGTTTGGAATACTATCAAAACTTGCTTTGATGACTGATGCAACGTTAATTGTAagtcttcaatttttttttaagtttttgattttaaaaatgcaattaaattaactcgatattctttttattaggtttgaactgaataatttttgttttagttcaaagttttcttctttggtaCCCTCATTTTGACAACAGTACCAGCATTCGCAATCAGATATGTCCATCTTTTGGTAGCGGGTTagtatcaaataatatttcataattaactGGAAAATCTAATCAATCCTTACACCACAAACCTAATAACAAAAGAGACGAAATGCTTCATTGATAAAATGCATTTAAAAGCGATCCAACGTTGTTGGTGAACAAGTAATGAGTGCAAAAAGGAGAGTATTATCCTTGTCGGCTTGGAGTTGCTTTCCTGCAACGCTGCAAAATGCTTACCTTCTTATGCTACTTGGGGTGATTGACCCAAAGAAATAATCTTATGTCGAGAATTGTATTGCATAACCTagatatttgatttaaaaagaaaatacaaattattaaacTAACTTGAAAACATTTCAATCATGATCTACAGATAGCAATATTAGTActcaatttacaaaaaactagCATAAATAGATGTGTCTATACCGTATAAGTCCAATCATCCCATGTCACATAAATTACCTGTATATAATTCACTGATACATAGAGCATTTTcagttcaaatataattttgatatactgatttaaatagaaaaaagatatcCAGGATATTGTTTTCGAAAACACTATTATCTAATTAGTAATCAGCGACCACGAAAACTCCCAAATACCAGATTTAATCCAGAtcgcatttttttttataaaattggtGGCCATATTGgatccgccattttgttttcgaaaacaCTATTATCTAATTCGAAATCAGTGACCATGAAAACCCCCAATTACCAAATTTAATTCACATCGCGTAATTTTTCTGTAAAGATGatcgccattttgttttttgaaaaaatgataacagATATGTAATCATCGACATAAAAAAACCCCTAAATACcgaaattcattgaaaaattattatacattcaGTTGTAAACGAATTATTACCGCTTTTTCGGGCTATTGGACCACTATGCGTCGACGTTTTCTTTCCCTTTAATTATTGTTTCGACTTGGAAAAATATTTCGGACAGtatttttagttgaatattACAATTATAAACTACTGTATTgtgtcaataaaaattttccccTGATAATCCGATCTTTTTTGCGTTCCAAGATAGTTCCGGTCCCGAATGGAATGGATTAGCGAAGTTTTACTGTAGATGCACAGTTTCTGAACGCCGcaagaaataaattcattcattatcACGTATCCAGCCACCACCTAATGTAAAATTGTGAACGATGATTTCATGTTTCTTTTTATCTTAGTATAGAAATCTCATGcgaataattcataaaatgaatatttggttTAGAAATGAATTAAATCACTATTTGCTATTAGTAAATACTCATGTTATATCTTATTTTTCCTCGATAAATTCATACTATTTGTAAATTTGGCTACACCGTCTTAGTATAGAAAGTGGAAGGGACAATGTTGGTTCACTCTTGAAATGTAAACAATTTGGTCTCTTGTGTTATTAGGTCTGTGCCTTACATATATTTCTCTTTTAGATGGTAAATTAGTCAAACCGAAAATCAGGAAATCTTTATGCTTTTCTTGGTTCAGAAAATTTTGGATTATGTCCACGGTCGACAGAATATTCTGGCCTATTGTTATTTACCCCATTTATCTTGCAATCGGTCCTTGGACGGTTGGGTATTTAGTGGAAAATCACGTTGGTACAATATTTGCATGGGGTATATTTGTACATGGTGCCTTTTTACCAGGAGCATTTACATATGCTTATGGATTTCTACAGGTACATATAAGTTAAAAGACGCCTCactttttcaaacaaaaaaaactgattgGAATAGAATTAACGAAATTAACATAATTCAATACtacattgaaacaaaaacactttttattgtattatgggaaaaagtatttaaaaaaatggaattacaGCAGTCTCACACCGGGTAGGGCGAGTTGTCTTGACCAAAAGGGAAAGATGCAGTTCCTCAGGTCGACAATTACACACGTTggattttttgtattgttttattACCCAAAGCATTCTACGTAGCGACAATCATCGTCACTGTCTTAATTCGGTAAGACCTCATCATCACTGACTGAATCTGATGAGACTTCTTCATCACTGTTGCCATATTTTGCTTTCTTATTCGACTTTGATATTTGTGCACCTTACTGTATTCGTTTTTCTTgcgtttttgtttgtttgttatcTATGGTTGTTTTTTTCTGCCAAGTCACcttttttaaagatatattttatgGTGATTGTTGTCTTTTATCAAACGACAACGGTATCACTGGTACTGGTCTTATTTTTACCTGAAACCGTTGGTTTAGAGCTCCAAGTACTAGGCTGTGGCTCCGTTTTCTGTTCCGAGTTCCATGAAGACCGTTGTTTACACTTGACACATCTTCAGTAGTATTAATAGCAATATTTTGATTAGCTGAAATAGAACAGAACCGCCTTTACGATCTACGTCAGTGGACGAGTTACTAACACtattttttttgattatatctCAGATACATAAGTGTAATTTGACTTTATTTACAATACAAATCAATTGATTTACTCATTGTTCCAGCTTGTATCATTTCACATTCCGCTTTTATTCGTAACGGCCAATACAGTTTACTTTAGGTaagtttccattttgttttttaataatttgttcagGTTCTTactaatattcattttttaggTTTCaagaagtaacaaaaaaaattggtaaaaagcaatcgataaaaaaactgatatgTCGACACTTACCGTTTTCTGTAATATTCTTAATGCAGGTGATAATGGCTTATCTATTTTGGTTAGCTTATGGTTCATTGGCGTTCTTATTAGGTCCTTTAAGGACTTGGTCCTTAGTGTTAGCTGGAATTTTGTATTACCAATCTTTGCGTCTTCCAGAAAAATGTATCAGGTCAGTATGTTTTTGACATATGACCAAGAATTAGGTGTTtggtgtttcaaaatattttatatcagaaCGATTTTGTGACTTTTGAATTATCTTTTAGTTGATTAGGGTAAAAGCGTTTGCGATGGCAATAGTTTTTTAGAAACTTTATAAAAcgaaacatatttattttatttctaaagtatTATCAATAATCAGTAGGgtgcttcaaaaaaataaataatataactgGCGCGGTCGTTTACATTCTTCAATAATAACATCAACTACAGTATCTTCTTCACACCTGGATAAAAGTTTTAAAGCTTCCAATGATAGCTGCAAATCTGGATCAAAAACGTCACATATTTcacttgacgttaccaaaggtcgatgtcctttgagaagccgatcagaccctttgatgtcattaggcaaGTTGTGAGACAGCGCTCGTAAGATTCCAGGGCACACACATACACCAACAACACTCCGGATCGTCTATGATGCCTATGGTGtggagatggcgtcttagatggCAGTGTTCATTTAGAAGTTCGGTCACTAATTGGATTTCGCGCCTGTTTAGTTGAAGCACTTTTTGGTGTGATACCCACGAGTTCCATCTATATGTGCTTTCTCTTGTCTCATGTCAGGTGTTTCTATCCATCTCTGCCGAGCCCGCCCGTGAGTTCACCGATATCCCGGTCTGACAAGTGAATCCGCCTCGTCGTTGCCCGAGCTGGATCTTGCAGCTATCAATGTTTAGTATATATTTTAGCGGGTTGGTTACAGAAATGTCACAAAAGTCTACAAAGGGTTAAAATCTGCCCcttcaaaaagttgtaagaaATGAAAAGTGTGGCTAGACTTACACAGTAAAATGATTTCATTTAGATATTCAAGCATGAGTGGAATGTCTGTAAAGCAACAAGAAAACTTTGCCGGCTGGTTTCTTTAATTGAATTCAAAACCAATCTAAAAATATTGTCGAAGTTGTGTAAGCAGATTATTTTGACGTTAAATTCTttctaacatatttttttatatttgatatccttgcttttttcaattatctttctttatatttactactttcgttttattttttgtacttggagtttcaaaattttctatccTATTAATGTATCTAGTTGTCTACcgttttcttcaaatttcatgCAGTATTCTTGttctatcaattatttcattagacattaattttttttcttctatctgCATATGGCATTTTACTGTTTTGTATTAATTTGCTTCCATATTTTGTCCCTATAGTGTCACAAGCCACCCGCATATCGATGTATTTGGGTGTAATTCTTCTTCTTGGTTTTTCCTTTCTTTCAATCTCGAGTATATTatcactttgtttttattttatatggataaatgagaatatatcgaagcatatttttttgttatttgttcttCTTTCTTATGTATGGATAGTATTACAGTTTTCTCACAACCGTTCCTCTTCTTGGCTCTTCTAATTCATTCCCTTCCCcttttaatgaatttctttaCCTTTGACATTATTCTTCAATATCATCATGTATGTGATATTCatttaagattatttttattttcaggagAGCTGCAGAAGTTTGGTATGTGCCatcaaatataaacataacTGAAAGTAGCATAGAACTCTctacaatacaaaaaacaaattaactaCGTATCTGCGATAAAATAATTACGACTGATTCTAGTTAATTGTAGTGTGATTTCAAACCCTCTCCTCAGTATGTGATGTAgtttcaaagatatttatttttacgtgtaaataaaatgtaaaagtaTCAAGATTTCTTCTTCTCTAAATCCTCCTTagctaaaaattgaaaaaatattgttaaaataatcaaaatccGATAATTcgctttaaattatttaatctcAAACTTCCCTGGGTACTAAAGGCATACACATATTATAATAAGaagttttattccaaaaatcaaGGTTTTTCCAACCACACCAACCTTTGCGTTGTATAATACTAATATCTTCGCTTCCTGTATAATGTGgatccaaaattaaaaattttatgataccCGTTTGTTGGTTGTAGTCCACACCTAAAATTGTATGTGCCAAAACACCTCCACCTGTAACCAAAAGTTCAACACAAACCATTTTGTTTAAGTGATAATAAATTACTTACCTATCATTATCGGCGATCCGTGATTTTGGAAATGGTTCACTAATTCTGGTCCGTACGAGTCCATATCTGCACCGGAACTGACATacagtattttattttggaCACCCAGTAGAGTGTTTAACACAAAATTAACTTCGGTTGATCCAATCCATTGTTTGGATCCGACAAAATTCGCTGGTTTATCTTTAATATCTACCAAGCATTGTTGTATTTCCTTGTAAGTAGGTACGTCTCTGTCTACGAATCCTTGCAATTTGAACCAAGATGCTAAAGTTTGCAGAGAACGGTAAGCACAACCCCAACCGCTATCATCCAtgttattttgacaataatgGTAATATTCGTATTTGCCTTTAACAAGAGCTACAGTGCCATCTAAAACAGTTATACCCAATATAGATgccaataataattaatatgtaCATTCTCCCTAGATGTCCCAAATACACTCCTACTTCCTTTGACTTCTGCTATTGGATCAGTTCATGTACACTGGGGGTTTAAGAAAAACGAAGCAGATGAAATTAATGTTGATAATAAAGAATTTTCGAAATACTCTAATacccaacaaaaataataatttaaggaAAGAAAACTGAAAGATTAACAATGTCCATATTAATCTGGACTATTGAATTGAGAGGAATTATGAAACAAACTATCATGAAGATgatcataaaaacaaaatatttgaatcagGAAGGAGGAATCTATGCAGCAATAAAGGGCATAAGgatatagaaatgaaaatagaaacattGACACAAAGAAGACCAGATGACTTGGAGTATCGAACTGAAAAGAAGCTGGAATAATACTGTGATCAATAGAAATTAACGTTTAAATGAAGAATTAGGAATATATGTAGCAATAAAAGGCTGAGTggtatagaaacaaaaaaaaatggaaaaattggcATAAAGAAGACCGGAATGAATTGGGAAGAAGCTGgcataatttataaaacaaactatAATGAAGATGatcataaaaagaaaatatttaaatcagtAATGAGGAATCTATGCAGAAATGAAAGGCAGAGGagtatagaaacaaaaaaatggaaaaattgacacAACGGAGACCAGATGACTTTTGGAGTATTGAACTGAAAAGAAGATGGAATAAAACTATGATCAATGGAAATTAAACATTTGAATGAAGAATGAGGAATGTATACAGCAATAAAGGCTGAGGGGtgtagaaacaaaaaaatggaaaaattggcACAAAGAAGACCTGAATGACTTGGAGGATTGAATTGAAAAGAAgctaaaataatatataaaac
This genomic interval from Diorhabda sublineata isolate icDioSubl1.1 chromosome 7, icDioSubl1.1, whole genome shotgun sequence contains the following:
- the LOC130446985 gene encoding transmembrane protein 62-like, with amino-acid sequence MRITVFTIGIFISMILLAIFITYVINLLSTSSGASEDYNKTNINITDSPDHLLWFLQVSDIHISIFKDPNRITEFKEFCDLTVGAIKPSVVLASGDLTDAKTKDGIGSEQFEAEWRYYRDILKETRIKDKTLWLDIRGNHDNFNVADLSSKQNFFTNYSIQGKLHPKSYMYQIKKRNVLYTFMGIDACLEPGPKRPFNFIGMLDDVEINEINSLIDKTELGPNNYTVFFGHFPTSCIVTTSNDKVRDILGRHKQGIVYVCGHLHKLGGLIPKMYTLQKAGFLELELGDWMDNRVYRLMAIDHGFFSFKDIQHRDWPVFLVTNPKEALFINPSKENLEAIRNSTHIRILAFSLSMIDFVKVKINDGEWINCKRIKGPLFAAPWNPKNYLRGFHNIEVYVKDIDGRIKSDNQIFALDGTPLSFGILSKLALMTDATLIFKVFFFGTLILTTVPAFAIRYVHLLVADGKLVKPKIRKSLCFSWFRKFWIMSTVDRIFWPIVIYPIYLAIGPWTVGYLVENHVGTIFAWGIFVHGAFLPGAFTYAYGFLQLVSFHIPLLFVTANTVYFRFQEVTKKIGKKQSIKKLICRHLPFSVIFLMQVIMAYLFWLAYGSLAFLLGPLRTWSLVLAGILYYQSLRLPEKCIRRAAEVWYVPSNINITESSIELSTIQKTN